From Calothrix sp. PCC 6303, a single genomic window includes:
- a CDS encoding ABC transporter substrate-binding protein produces the protein MKTRYLAIGNHLNRRQFIQYASLFLGSSIVSACTQQKQTTTNTEKKLDKISFGTNWLAQAEHGGFYQAIATGIYQDYGLDVTIKMGGPQIPSGTQLLLGGAVDFFMGQGIDAINAIAEGIPKITVAAIFQKDPQCIIAHPNSGVKTLADLKGKPIYVGAGANVTYYPLLKAKYGFTDEQKRPYNFNPAPFLADKTSAQQGYITSEPFAIEKQGGFKPVVFLLADDDYTTYATTIEAKKELVDKNPDLVQRFVDASIKGWYSYLENPEPGNKLIKKDNPEMSDEQIKYGLQKLQEYGVILSGDAQKLGIGAMSQERWQSFFAKMVKVGVFKPNLKYQDAFTLKFVNKGEAAYKKSV, from the coding sequence ATGAAGACAAGGTATTTAGCAATAGGTAATCATCTCAACCGTCGCCAATTTATTCAATATGCTTCTTTGTTTTTAGGTAGTAGTATAGTGTCAGCTTGTACTCAGCAAAAACAGACAACCACAAATACTGAGAAAAAATTGGATAAAATCAGTTTTGGAACAAACTGGTTAGCACAGGCTGAACATGGTGGGTTTTATCAAGCGATCGCTACTGGCATCTATCAAGATTATGGCTTAGATGTAACCATTAAAATGGGAGGACCCCAGATTCCTAGCGGAACTCAGTTGTTACTGGGGGGTGCAGTGGATTTTTTTATGGGACAAGGAATTGATGCAATTAATGCTATTGCTGAGGGAATCCCTAAAATTACCGTCGCGGCAATTTTTCAGAAAGATCCTCAATGTATAATTGCTCATCCCAATTCTGGGGTCAAAACCCTAGCTGATTTAAAAGGAAAGCCAATTTACGTTGGTGCTGGGGCTAATGTCACTTATTATCCCCTACTGAAAGCTAAGTACGGATTTACCGATGAGCAGAAACGTCCCTACAATTTCAACCCAGCACCGTTTTTAGCTGATAAAACCTCAGCCCAACAGGGTTATATTACATCTGAGCCCTTCGCAATTGAAAAACAGGGTGGATTTAAACCTGTGGTGTTTTTATTGGCAGATGATGATTACACTACCTATGCCACTACAATTGAAGCTAAGAAAGAACTAGTTGATAAAAATCCCGATTTGGTTCAAAGATTTGTGGATGCTTCCATCAAAGGATGGTACAGCTACTTGGAAAATCCCGAACCAGGGAATAAATTAATTAAAAAAGATAATCCAGAAATGAGCGACGAGCAAATTAAATATGGTTTGCAAAAGTTGCAAGAATATGGCGTGATTCTATCTGGAGATGCACAGAAGCTAGGAATTGGGGCAATGAGTCAGGAGCGATGGCAATCGTTTTTTGCCAAGATGGTGAAGGTTGGAGTATTCAAACCGAATCTGAAATATCAAGATGCATTTACTTTAAAATTTGTCAACAAAGGTGAGGCAGCATATAAAAAGTCTGTTTGA
- a CDS encoding CAAD domain-containing protein: METQSSEVKVTEINNETGTITTIQASQPQDELAKYGEMVSNFLASLPEYLGTIFNKYKQPLTVVGLIVGAIVTLKVVLAILDALNDIPLVAPTFELIGIGYSAWFVYRYLLKSSTRKELTTEIATLKTQVVGKGNS; this comes from the coding sequence ATGGAAACCCAATCTTCAGAGGTAAAAGTGACAGAAATCAATAACGAAACCGGAACCATAACCACAATTCAAGCATCACAACCCCAAGACGAACTGGCAAAATATGGGGAAATGGTTTCCAACTTTCTTGCTTCTCTGCCTGAGTACTTAGGAACTATTTTTAATAAATACAAGCAGCCTCTAACCGTAGTTGGTTTGATTGTGGGAGCGATTGTCACCCTCAAAGTCGTCTTAGCAATCTTGGATGCTTTAAATGATATTCCTTTAGTAGCACCAACCTTTGAATTGATCGGTATTGGTTACTCTGCTTGGTTTGTCTATCGTTATCTGCTCAAATCTTCCACCAGAAAAGAGTTAACTACCGAAATTGCCACCTTAAAAACACAAGTTGTCGGTAAAGGTAATTCTTAG
- the sbcC gene encoding exonuclease subunit SbcC: MIPIQLTLKNFLSYCDATVDFRGLHTACISGSNGAGKSSLLEAMTWAVWGESRAAAEDDVINTGAKEVRVDFVFGVNQQVYKVIRTRQRGGSGGLELQIETQNGFKAITGKGIRVTQDLILQHVKLDYDTFINSAYLRQGRADEFMLKRPSERKEILAELLKLNQYDELEDRAKERSRNCKVRGEEIEKSLDAMQNQLQQRDAIAQQRVDLETELNQLQQTQQFDQIQLQSLQVVQHQRQNWEEQLGFVRQQFSHLNQDCDRLKQEKLNLQTQLSELEQILTQESEIKAGYSQYQKLHTQEEELSAKFQKYTQAQQLRQQQQQKLNQQIHARERQLQQAQAQLEALQQQERDVQQTLGKLPEVEAALEQLATARARLINLDELQMRVTPILQQRQQLQSQLDRAHASLAARLEQLVNTESKLKQSSQRQPQLQQAVLAVATQIQELEKTRVYLQRVQEKGQERRHFIERLQAQQREYERLLGELEQKLQMLRTPDAVCPLCERPLDEHHWNRVIKKTETEYHDTEGQLWVFREQMAVSDREIQVLRQEYRDISQKLTPYDTLREQRGQLAAQLESSGDAEEQLQQLAREKEHLEQALYLGDYAPQQQAELRQLDEHLQQLSYSEQDHALARNEVERWRWAEIKQGQIKDAKKRQAQLAARKPELIAQIAELEVQIQKEATDSQLAVEIATLESQITEIGYDTSQHQNIRVAVRNNQGWQLKYQQLQGAQQQHPQLIKRSHDLQTSLAERISQQKELHNQIQAIISQLQQTANPIAQIQALEQQIFSRRRQLDEYLAQLGRLEQQAHQLDTLQIQYAQNLQELQENKKKHRIYQELSQAFGKNGIQALMIENVLPQLEAETNKLLARLSANQLHVQFITQKHGRNGKATKKNTKLIDTLDILIADARGTRAYETYSGGEAFRINFAIRLALAKLLAQRAGAALQLLIVDEGFGTQDNEGCDRLIAAINAIAPDFACILTVTHMPHLKEAFQARIEVNKTQQGSQVRLAV; this comes from the coding sequence ATGATTCCTATCCAACTTACTCTGAAAAATTTCCTTAGTTATTGTGATGCAACAGTTGATTTTCGTGGTTTGCACACAGCTTGTATTTCGGGTTCCAATGGTGCTGGCAAATCTTCATTACTAGAAGCAATGACTTGGGCTGTGTGGGGTGAAAGTCGAGCCGCAGCAGAAGATGATGTAATCAATACTGGAGCAAAAGAAGTTCGAGTTGATTTTGTTTTTGGGGTAAATCAACAGGTTTATAAAGTAATTCGGACTCGTCAGCGTGGTGGTAGCGGTGGGTTGGAGTTACAAATAGAAACTCAAAATGGTTTTAAAGCAATTACTGGCAAAGGAATCAGAGTAACACAGGATTTAATTCTTCAGCATGTGAAGCTGGATTATGATACGTTTATTAACTCCGCATATTTACGTCAAGGACGAGCGGACGAATTTATGTTGAAACGTCCTAGTGAGCGGAAAGAAATATTAGCAGAATTATTAAAGTTAAATCAGTACGATGAATTAGAGGATCGGGCAAAAGAGCGATCGCGTAATTGCAAAGTTAGGGGTGAAGAAATTGAAAAATCCCTAGATGCAATGCAAAATCAACTGCAACAGCGAGACGCGATCGCTCAACAAAGGGTAGATTTGGAAACTGAACTAAATCAGCTTCAGCAAACACAACAATTTGACCAAATTCAACTCCAAAGTTTACAGGTTGTCCAACACCAACGGCAAAATTGGGAAGAACAATTAGGATTCGTGAGGCAGCAATTTAGCCATCTGAATCAAGATTGCGATCGCTTAAAGCAAGAAAAGCTAAATCTGCAAACACAATTGTCGGAACTAGAACAAATACTCACCCAAGAATCAGAAATCAAAGCTGGGTATTCACAGTACCAAAAGCTACACACCCAGGAAGAAGAACTATCTGCGAAGTTTCAAAAATACACTCAAGCTCAACAATTACGACAACAACAACAACAAAAGCTCAATCAACAAATTCATGCTCGTGAACGTCAACTGCAACAAGCACAAGCACAACTAGAAGCTTTGCAGCAACAAGAACGGGACGTACAACAAACCCTGGGGAAATTACCAGAAGTAGAAGCAGCTTTAGAACAATTGGCAACTGCCAGGGCAAGGTTAATTAACTTAGATGAATTGCAAATGCGGGTTACGCCAATATTACAGCAACGCCAACAATTACAAAGTCAATTAGATCGCGCCCATGCTAGTTTAGCAGCCCGCTTGGAACAGTTGGTAAATACTGAAAGTAAGCTGAAACAATCATCCCAACGTCAACCCCAACTCCAACAAGCAGTGTTAGCAGTTGCCACCCAAATTCAAGAATTGGAGAAAACACGGGTTTACCTGCAACGAGTCCAAGAAAAAGGACAAGAACGTCGCCATTTTATCGAGCGTCTCCAAGCACAGCAACGTGAATATGAGCGGTTATTGGGGGAATTGGAACAGAAACTGCAAATGTTACGAACTCCTGATGCAGTTTGTCCCTTGTGTGAACGTCCCCTAGATGAACACCACTGGAATCGAGTTATCAAAAAAACCGAAACAGAGTATCACGACACCGAAGGACAGTTATGGGTATTTAGGGAACAAATGGCGGTTTCTGACCGAGAAATTCAGGTTTTACGGCAGGAATACCGGGATATTTCTCAAAAATTGACCCCCTATGATACCTTGCGTGAACAACGGGGACAATTAGCTGCACAGTTAGAATCATCAGGGGATGCAGAAGAGCAGCTTCAGCAATTGGCAAGGGAAAAAGAACATTTAGAACAAGCTCTGTATTTGGGAGATTATGCACCCCAACAACAGGCTGAGTTACGACAACTAGATGAACATCTGCAACAACTCAGTTACAGTGAACAGGATCACGCTTTAGCCAGGAATGAAGTTGAAAGATGGCGTTGGGCTGAAATTAAACAGGGGCAAATTAAGGATGCGAAGAAGCGTCAGGCACAGCTAGCAGCAAGGAAACCAGAATTGATAGCCCAAATTGCTGAGTTGGAAGTGCAAATTCAAAAAGAAGCCACCGATTCCCAGTTAGCTGTGGAAATTGCCACCTTAGAAAGCCAAATCACAGAAATTGGTTACGACACCAGCCAACACCAAAATATTCGTGTGGCAGTACGTAATAATCAAGGTTGGCAGCTTAAGTATCAACAACTACAAGGAGCGCAACAACAGCATCCTCAATTGATTAAGCGATCGCATGATTTGCAAACCTCCCTAGCAGAAAGAATTAGCCAGCAAAAGGAACTCCACAACCAAATTCAGGCAATCATTTCTCAACTACAGCAAACCGCCAACCCCATCGCCCAAATTCAAGCCCTAGAACAACAAATTTTTTCCCGTCGCCGCCAACTTGACGAATATTTGGCACAGTTAGGACGTTTGGAACAACAAGCGCATCAGCTAGATACACTCCAAATCCAATACGCGCAAAATCTTCAAGAACTCCAAGAAAATAAAAAGAAACACCGTATTTACCAGGAGCTATCCCAAGCATTTGGTAAAAATGGTATCCAAGCATTGATGATTGAAAATGTACTTCCCCAATTGGAAGCCGAAACCAACAAGCTTTTAGCTAGATTGAGTGCCAACCAACTACATGTACAATTTATTACTCAAAAACATGGGCGTAACGGCAAGGCGACCAAGAAAAATACTAAATTAATCGATACTCTCGATATTCTCATCGCCGATGCACGGGGTACAAGGGCTTACGAGACATATTCAGGAGGTGAAGCCTTTAGAATCAACTTTGCCATTCGCCTTGCCTTGGCGAAACTCCTAGCACAGCGAGCCGGTGCAGCCTTGCAGTTATTAATCGTGGATGAAGGCTTTGGTACCCAAGATAACGAAGGATGCGATCGCTTAATCGCGGCAATCAATGCCATAGCCCCCGACTTTGCCTGTATTCTTACCGTTACCCACATGCCTCACCTCAAAGAAGCTTTTCAAGCAAGAATTGAGGTGAATAAAACCCAGCAAGGCTCACAGGTTCGCTTGGCGGTGTAA
- a CDS encoding recombinase family protein, giving the protein MTADNSQEGSIWERLEKGRQKKAALGGYAGYGSPPFGQISLNGELVDDPKEQTVIQLIREQHELGKSLQQIADWLNANSYTTKRGQQWKRISVKRVIDRLHSRCSESREVDMQHIGGD; this is encoded by the coding sequence ATGACTGCGGATAACTCCCAAGAAGGAAGTATCTGGGAACGGCTAGAGAAAGGTAGACAAAAAAAGGCTGCTCTGGGTGGCTATGCGGGTTACGGCTCACCACCATTTGGTCAAATTTCGTTGAATGGCGAACTTGTTGACGATCCTAAAGAGCAGACTGTGATTCAGTTAATTCGGGAACAGCACGAATTAGGCAAATCTTTACAGCAGATTGCCGATTGGTTAAATGCAAATAGTTACACGACTAAGCGAGGTCAGCAGTGGAAGAGGATTTCGGTGAAACGAGTTATCGATCGCCTTCACAGTCGATGTTCTGAGTCCCGTGAGGTTGATATGCAGCATATAGGGGGGGATTAA
- a CDS encoding YgfZ/GcvT domain-containing protein has product MPPSTINPQDTAAIQAAYTQVALCDRTHWGRIQVKGDDRLRFLHNQSTNDFQSLKPGEGCDTVFVTSTARTIDLVTAYVSENEVILLTSPNRCEFLYKWLDKYIFFADKVELLDISSTTCTLSLIGTDSDAVIQKIAGGELIGKPQGSHQLYNLHGANQVVRIAVGSGLALPGYTLTFSNQDKTAIWNQLVEMGVVEMSQKAWEILRITQGRPVPEQELTDDYNPLEVGLWQTVSFSKGCYIGQETIARLNTYKGVKTYLWGIRLNAPVEVGTAVTVNGEKVGVITSFAETTDGYFALGYIRSKAGTVGLQVQVGESQGEVVEVPFVSHAYPEM; this is encoded by the coding sequence ATGCCACCATCCACCATTAATCCCCAAGATACAGCAGCTATTCAAGCAGCATATACTCAAGTTGCTTTATGCGATCGCACTCACTGGGGACGCATTCAAGTTAAAGGTGACGATCGTCTGCGTTTCCTTCACAACCAAAGTACCAACGATTTTCAAAGTCTCAAACCTGGGGAAGGTTGTGATACTGTTTTTGTAACTTCTACCGCTAGGACTATTGACTTAGTAACAGCTTATGTATCAGAAAACGAAGTTATTCTACTGACATCTCCAAATCGCTGCGAATTTCTCTACAAATGGTTGGATAAATACATATTCTTTGCCGACAAGGTGGAATTGCTGGATATATCTTCCACCACTTGCACTTTGAGTTTAATTGGAACTGATAGTGATGCAGTAATCCAAAAAATCGCGGGGGGAGAATTAATTGGAAAACCCCAGGGAAGTCACCAACTATACAATTTACATGGTGCGAATCAAGTTGTACGAATTGCAGTTGGTAGTGGTTTAGCTTTACCTGGATACACCTTAACTTTTTCTAATCAAGATAAAACTGCCATTTGGAACCAACTTGTGGAAATGGGTGTAGTGGAAATGAGCCAAAAAGCTTGGGAAATATTACGCATTACCCAAGGTCGTCCAGTTCCCGAACAGGAATTAACTGATGATTATAACCCTTTGGAAGTAGGATTATGGCAAACGGTTTCCTTTAGTAAGGGTTGCTATATTGGGCAAGAAACCATCGCCCGCTTGAACACATATAAAGGTGTGAAAACATACCTTTGGGGAATTCGGTTAAATGCTCCCGTGGAAGTAGGAACAGCAGTGACAGTAAACGGGGAGAAAGTTGGTGTCATCACTAGTTTTGCGGAAACCACTGATGGTTATTTCGCACTTGGTTATATTCGCAGCAAAGCGGGAACTGTGGGTTTGCAGGTACAAGTTGGGGAAAGTCAGGGGGAAGTGGTGGAAGTTCCTTTTGTCTCTCATGCATATCCAGAAATGTAG
- the smpB gene encoding SsrA-binding protein SmpB, whose translation MKDNSEGFKVITDNRQARFLYEILETYEAGIQLVGTEVKSIRAGKVNLQDGYALIRNGEIWLINVHISPYNQSSEYFNHEPRRTRKLLLHRQEIRKLVGKVEQQGLTLVPLKMYFKRGLVKVSFALGKGKKLHDKREDLKRRQDQRDIQRAMKRY comes from the coding sequence ATGAAAGATAACAGCGAAGGATTTAAAGTTATTACTGACAATCGGCAAGCCCGCTTCCTGTACGAGATTCTCGAAACCTATGAAGCTGGAATTCAACTTGTCGGAACTGAGGTAAAGTCTATTCGGGCAGGAAAAGTTAACCTCCAAGACGGCTATGCCCTAATTCGGAATGGAGAAATATGGCTGATCAACGTTCATATTTCACCCTATAACCAAAGCAGCGAATATTTTAACCATGAACCTCGGCGTACCCGTAAACTACTATTACACCGCCAAGAAATTCGCAAACTCGTTGGGAAAGTGGAACAACAAGGCTTAACCCTTGTACCTTTAAAGATGTATTTTAAACGCGGTTTAGTCAAAGTGAGCTTTGCTCTGGGTAAAGGTAAAAAACTTCACGATAAGCGTGAAGATCTCAAACGCCGACAAGATCAGCGCGATATTCAACGGGCAATGAAGCGATATTAG
- a CDS encoding S-layer homology domain-containing protein yields the protein MTNTPPTDPNSRGGSSLDFDEFMGVLVAFATIGAILFWSFSRKSSSWNFSDLLSLSPAPTSAVKPAANLNPLVDSGKLPSVLPSSPSENPELEQIKPSNQQLPEVILPPLVPVVPIVVEPSLTPVVPSVTNSPSSSFKVASPVAKMPVTPPAKGFTDLPPNFWGQKFIDVLSSRNIIKGFEDSSFRPNQPITRAEFAAILQRAFNEKVGANQLAFTDVPGSYWAIKDINESIGSGFLKGYPDKTFKPDQKITRVQVLVSLVSGLKLKGSPTIPADKTIGIFKDAKDIPKYASDKVAIAALNKMVVNYPDVQAFAPNREATRAEVAAMVHQALVKMGRIKPVNSPNIVKVP from the coding sequence ATGACAAATACACCTCCAACAGACCCCAATTCACGCGGGGGAAGCAGCCTGGATTTTGATGAGTTTATGGGTGTTCTCGTGGCATTTGCCACAATTGGAGCAATTCTATTCTGGTCTTTTTCTCGTAAGAGTTCGAGTTGGAACTTTAGCGATTTGCTATCTTTGTCTCCAGCACCTACATCCGCAGTCAAACCTGCTGCGAATCTCAATCCTTTGGTTGATTCTGGCAAGTTGCCATCGGTTTTACCTTCAAGTCCCTCTGAAAATCCAGAACTTGAGCAAATTAAACCAAGCAATCAGCAGCTTCCAGAAGTGATTCTCCCACCTTTAGTTCCTGTGGTTCCAATTGTAGTTGAGCCATCATTAACTCCGGTGGTACCATCGGTGACAAACTCACCATCTAGCTCTTTTAAGGTGGCATCTCCGGTAGCGAAAATGCCTGTGACTCCTCCGGCGAAGGGGTTTACTGATTTACCGCCTAATTTTTGGGGACAGAAATTTATTGATGTGCTCTCGTCGCGCAATATTATTAAGGGTTTTGAAGATTCTTCCTTCCGTCCCAATCAACCTATTACTCGTGCCGAATTTGCGGCAATATTACAGCGGGCTTTTAATGAAAAAGTTGGTGCAAATCAGTTAGCCTTTACTGATGTACCAGGAAGTTATTGGGCAATTAAAGATATTAACGAATCCATTGGTTCTGGTTTTCTCAAAGGGTATCCTGATAAAACCTTTAAACCCGATCAAAAAATCACCCGTGTTCAGGTGCTGGTGTCGTTGGTTAGTGGACTAAAGTTAAAAGGTTCACCAACGATTCCTGCTGATAAGACTATTGGCATTTTCAAAGATGCTAAGGATATTCCCAAGTATGCTTCAGATAAAGTAGCGATCGCAGCTCTAAACAAGATGGTAGTAAACTATCCTGATGTCCAAGCATTTGCTCCTAACCGTGAAGCTACTAGGGCTGAAGTTGCAGCTATGGTACACCAGGCTTTAGTAAAAATGGGGAGAATAAAACCAGTTAATTCTCCCAACATTGTCAAGGTTCCATAA
- a CDS encoding DUF5818 domain-containing protein yields MSTKVTGKIEHRDIGMGAWALVTDDGTTYEILRGADKSLLKAGQKVEVTGQVREDVMTTAMIGSVLEVKSFQVI; encoded by the coding sequence ATGTCAACTAAAGTTACCGGAAAAATTGAACACCGAGATATTGGTATGGGTGCTTGGGCACTTGTTACCGATGATGGCACAACCTACGAAATCTTACGAGGTGCCGACAAAAGTCTACTCAAAGCTGGACAAAAAGTTGAAGTCACAGGGCAAGTCCGCGAAGATGTGATGACAACTGCCATGATTGGGTCTGTTTTAGAAGTTAAGTCTTTTCAAGTGATTTAA
- a CDS encoding COP23 domain-containing protein gives MSFKPLKFLLFGTIGLSLCLTNSAVMAQSTNGSDVVVPTTSDGGNYPSGNTGSNYPSGNINTSSGSTNADSNARFACQQQNGEYTVMYQPQSRPGQFYAWATPRTMGGGWDTARRCQTIAQRLELYRRDGLLELQTGVQNNQNVICATTEANSGCRIVLTIPPEKDPYTVRNSVFQNLTTADSGEQTFGVSTYTNRRADGSEIEQIYNAGQSIFGGKKRPVSSSKSPISLKPFLDKADGGTATSLKNGVRINRSQVKPTSNRLNPDKFR, from the coding sequence ATGTCGTTCAAACCTTTAAAATTTCTATTATTTGGAACTATTGGTTTATCTTTGTGCTTAACAAACTCTGCTGTGATGGCTCAGTCTACTAACGGTAGTGATGTTGTAGTCCCGACGACATCAGATGGTGGTAATTATCCATCTGGAAATACCGGAAGTAACTACCCATCTGGCAACATTAACACCTCATCTGGCTCAACTAACGCAGATAGCAACGCTAGATTTGCTTGTCAACAGCAAAACGGCGAATACACCGTTATGTATCAGCCCCAAAGCCGTCCAGGACAATTTTATGCTTGGGCAACTCCCCGGACGATGGGTGGTGGTTGGGATACGGCACGTCGTTGTCAAACAATTGCCCAACGCCTTGAATTATACCGTCGTGATGGTTTGCTAGAACTGCAAACAGGTGTACAAAATAATCAAAATGTGATTTGTGCTACCACCGAAGCCAACTCCGGTTGCCGCATTGTTCTTACCATTCCACCCGAAAAAGACCCCTACACTGTCCGCAACAGCGTTTTCCAAAATCTAACTACTGCTGATAGTGGAGAACAAACTTTTGGTGTTAGTACCTACACTAATCGTCGTGCTGATGGTAGCGAAATTGAACAAATATATAATGCTGGTCAGTCAATATTTGGTGGTAAAAAACGACCAGTTTCATCATCTAAATCTCCCATTAGCCTCAAACCATTCCTAGATAAAGCAGATGGTGGTACTGCTACCAGCCTGAAAAATGGAGTCCGCATCAACCGTTCACAAGTTAAACCTACAAGTAATCGCCTCAACCCCGACAAATTCCGTTAA
- a CDS encoding DUF5942 domain-containing protein, which yields MRRLILTCLFTLGLGFALTMFINVRGLAANGEFETILLDFKESIPQEILQNELNAIATKYNVTPQLDNKFSAKDHVYIVKGDKNRLQELRKSVFAKDTEYIEPNYIYKIPKLGEIAREAEYSPPQLEEEAELQPKLNAPNDPLYSKQWHLHNINVEGAWKQNKGKGVTVAVIDTGISQVRDLVETKFVKGYDFVNDREKATDDNGHGTHVAGTIAQSTNNSYGVAGIAYEASLMPLKVLSNYGGGTVADIAEAIRFAADNGADVINMSLGGGGESSLMKEAIAYAHKKGVVIIAAAGNESQNGASYPARYPHVIGVSALGPDGLKPNYSNYGAGVDISAPGGSDAGKILQETIDMDNKGEETFLGLQGTSMASPHVAGVAALIKATEVKDPDKILAVLQQSARPINDDSLNYYGAGQLNAEAAVKRAIEGEISFQDFFRWLRDNGYLNPGFWIDGGAVALIPKILMVLGSYALAWFLRIYFPATWGWSLTSGLIMGSSGLFFLKGIYIFDIPQFPFRILGSSIPELGNAIQGTDAFNPIFASVLIPLGLMALLLGHPVWKWFAIGTSLGMAACLGISSISDPAVWGIGSNIFSRLFLVGNAMLCFVLAHFVVTNKE from the coding sequence ATGAGAAGGCTAATACTAACTTGCTTATTTACACTGGGATTGGGCTTTGCCTTGACAATGTTTATCAATGTCCGGGGATTAGCAGCCAATGGGGAATTTGAGACAATTTTGCTGGACTTCAAAGAAAGCATTCCTCAAGAAATATTACAGAATGAGTTAAATGCGATCGCAACGAAGTACAACGTTACTCCCCAACTAGATAATAAATTTTCGGCTAAAGATCACGTCTATATTGTCAAAGGTGATAAAAACAGACTTCAGGAATTACGAAAATCAGTCTTTGCCAAAGATACCGAATATATCGAACCTAACTACATATACAAAATTCCCAAATTGGGGGAAATTGCCAGAGAAGCAGAATATAGTCCACCACAACTAGAGGAAGAAGCAGAACTTCAGCCCAAATTGAATGCTCCCAACGACCCTTTGTACAGTAAACAGTGGCATTTGCATAATATCAATGTTGAAGGCGCTTGGAAACAAAACAAAGGTAAAGGTGTGACAGTTGCTGTCATCGACACCGGAATTAGTCAAGTACGGGACTTAGTAGAAACCAAATTTGTCAAAGGTTACGACTTTGTAAACGACCGCGAGAAAGCCACCGACGATAATGGACATGGTACCCATGTTGCCGGAACCATCGCTCAATCCACCAACAACAGCTATGGAGTCGCGGGAATCGCCTACGAAGCTAGTCTCATGCCCTTGAAGGTGCTAAGTAACTACGGTGGTGGTACAGTAGCCGACATTGCCGAAGCTATCCGTTTCGCCGCAGACAACGGTGCAGATGTAATTAATATGAGCCTAGGCGGTGGTGGTGAAAGCAGTTTGATGAAAGAAGCGATCGCATACGCCCACAAAAAGGGTGTAGTTATTATCGCCGCCGCCGGGAACGAAAGTCAAAATGGTGCTTCTTACCCAGCACGCTATCCCCATGTAATTGGGGTTTCAGCCCTCGGTCCCGATGGACTCAAGCCCAACTATTCTAACTATGGTGCGGGAGTTGATATCTCTGCCCCTGGTGGTAGCGATGCTGGGAAAATCCTCCAAGAAACCATCGATATGGATAATAAGGGAGAAGAAACCTTCTTAGGACTACAAGGTACCAGTATGGCATCCCCCCACGTCGCTGGGGTTGCAGCCCTCATCAAAGCCACAGAAGTCAAAGATCCTGACAAGATTTTAGCAGTCCTCCAACAATCAGCCCGTCCCATCAACGATGACTCCCTCAACTACTACGGTGCTGGGCAACTTAACGCCGAAGCCGCAGTTAAACGGGCAATTGAAGGAGAAATCAGCTTCCAAGACTTTTTCCGCTGGTTACGTGATAACGGCTACCTCAACCCCGGTTTTTGGATTGATGGTGGTGCAGTGGCTTTAATACCTAAGATACTTATGGTTTTGGGTTCCTATGCCTTAGCTTGGTTTTTAAGGATTTACTTCCCTGCTACTTGGGGTTGGAGTTTAACCTCCGGCTTAATTATGGGCAGTTCAGGCTTATTCTTCCTCAAAGGTATCTACATCTTTGATATCCCCCAATTCCCCTTCCGCATCCTCGGTAGTTCTATCCCCGAACTTGGTAATGCTATTCAAGGAACCGATGCTTTTAACCCCATATTTGCCAGCGTCCTTATCCCCCTCGGTTTAATGGCACTATTATTAGGGCATCCTGTATGGAAATGGTTCGCCATCGGTACATCCTTAGGAATGGCAGCTTGTTTAGGTATTAGTTCCATCAGTGATCCCGCAGTTTGGGGTATAGGAAGTAATATTTTTTCTCGTTTATTCTTAGTTGGAAATGCAATGCTGTGCTTTGTGTTAGCACACTTTGTGGTTACAAACAAAGAATAG